The Corvus hawaiiensis isolate bCorHaw1 chromosome 1, bCorHaw1.pri.cur, whole genome shotgun sequence genomic sequence GGTCGATCTGGAGCCAGGGCTGCTTGTCCCGGGGGTCGGGGGACCAGCCGCTGGTGCCTGCGGGGGGAGCGGCTCAGctggccccacagccccacactcATCGGCTCCCGACCGGGCGGCGGCTGCTTTCTCGGCCCCACCACAGCACCTGACTGGACCCCTCAGCCTCGCGAGAGGCAAAACCCGGCCGGGGACACCCCCAGCCCACGTCCCCTGCCCCGCCTGCATCCCAGTTCCGCGGGGGGACTCACTGTGCAGACGGGCGAAGCTGGCCGAGTAGAAGATGTTGTATCTGGAGGAGGCACCGATGGAGTAGGAGTAAAGGGGAGCAACGAGCTCATCATAGCAGGGTCCTGAGGGGAGAACGGAGCTGGGGGCGGCCTCGGGGAACTGAGCTGGGCAGTGTCTCTGTGGGAGCTCCCCcgtcccagccctgcagacccTGAGGGCTCTGGGCACCCCGCGGCTCCCTCGGGCCGGCGGAGCGGCGGGCCCGCTTTGCTCTCCCCTCCCACTGCAGCGGAGCTGACACACCTCTGCGGGCCCCGGCGCCGGCACCAGCCGCCTCCGTACTGACGTGGGCGACGGGACCCCCCGCTCTGCCCCGCCCCGGCGGGGAAAGATCCCGCGTGGGAGCCCGGGGGATCCCGTGCAAACCCTCGCGGCACCGGCAAAAGACCCTCCAGAGGGGCCGGGGTCTCGAATCTCTTGAAGGGTCCCCTACTGGGTCGGACGGAGTCCGGGGAACCCAGGAGCATCCCCAGCTCTCACTGCAGGAACCGTGCTGCATCACCCCCCAGTCCACCGCCTCCCGACTCTACCACCCCCGGTCCCACCGCCCCCCGCCTCGATGCTACTTTGCCCCGGCCCTGGGGAAGGGGCCCCGGCTCAGGGGGTCGCGGGGAGCTGCCCGGTGCGACCAGGGCCTCGGCGATTCCCGTTCCCGAGcggctgcccccagccccggtACCGGGTCGGGCCCGGTGCAGCCCCGCGGCGGGGCCAGCCCGGCGGGTGGCGGCGCTGGCCGAGGTGCTGGCGGAGCCCGGCAGGTCccgcggggcggccccgctcTCCTCGGCATTCCCGGGTATTCCGGATTCTCGGGGCGTCCCGGTTCCCTCGGGTCCCCAGAGGCTGcggccgggcgcggggccgccggcggcgggggggggggggggggggctgcggcggggccgccccgggcGGGGCGCGGTCGCGGGGAGAGCCCGGACGCCCGTGTCCGGCAGTGACCTTGGGAACGATGCGAACAGGGGCAGCGGAGGATACCGAGGGATGCCGGGGGATGCCCGGGGGAGAAGGGGGGATGCCCGAGAGAACGGAGGATGCAGGGACTGCTCGGGGATGCGAGGacggggcggcgggcgcggtCCCGCAGTGCGGAGCGGCCGCTCCCGGGACTGCGGCCCCACTTACGTGCGAggcagccggggccggggcacAGGAAGCCGGCGCAGGCGGCGAGCAGGAGCCCGAGGAGGCGGCGGGCGCCCATGCTGCGCGCCCCGAGCGCCCTcggcgccgccgctcccggtgctgcagccgcgcggcggagcggggccggcggctcCGCCCACAGGGCGGGGGGGAaaccgggccgggccgggccgggcgcaGCGCAGAGCCCCGGCCAGCCCCCGCGGCACCCGCTGCCGCGCCCCTGGGAGATGCTCCGGCCGTGCGCCCGATTCCCCCGGTCCTCGGCACGGCGAGTTGTCGGTCGCCCCGGGCTGCACCGGGACGCGGCTCTTGGGGGTGCGGGTACGGGGGCACAGTGAGGCCGTGCAGGAGCTCCCCGGGCACACCCGGTCGGTTCCTATGCGTTGCCTGGTCCTCGCCGAACGCCGAGCCTCCGCCGTCCCTGCCGCTCTGCAGCCCCCGTGCAGGGAGGGTCGGAGCGGTGCCCGCAGCCCCCCCGCAGCAGATGTGGCGGCGGTTTGTAATCAAGCCGTGGATTAAGGCCTGCGGGTCTCGGGGTTGCTGCTCTCTCCAGTGGTGCAGAAGAAGGGATTTAGCTTATATCTGTTCTCAGCCACCCCCAGATGCCCACAGAGGGGCTTGGGGGGCTAGCGCCTGCGTGCCCTACATACACCTACAGACCCGCGATGCCCCTTGTCCCCTGGCTCTGCAAGAGCAGGAGACCTGCTCTCCCAGGGGCCTCGAGCAGTCCCGAGAGACGGGgatgccccagcagctgctcggTCCAGGCTGGCTCCAAGCGAAGAGCAGGAGCCCGGCCAGGCTGTGCCCGGTGCAGGCAGCTCCACACCGGTGGCTCTAGACCCGTGCCGGGCCTGGCTGCCGcgggcagggcagcacagccgTCACTGCAGGCAGCCGGTGCTAaacctgctccctgcccaggcagagCCCAGACCGCGGCTGGGGAGTGAAAGAGCGAACAGAAAGCCCCAGGTGTGGCAGGGACGCCTGGCAGTGCACCAGGAGTTCTGCTACCAGGAGCTGGAACCACATGCTGAGGACATTGGCACCCGCCCTCCTGTCCCCCAGAtcctggcagtgcctgcaggTCCATCCCCAGGAGAGGCACAGCCCACCTGACCGTATCCTGACACCCCGGGggtgctgcctgctctggccACAGCCGCACGTCCTGAGCCTGTGTGGGGTCAGATCTGTGACAGTCCCAAAGGGGACATGCAGAGTCCCTGCTCTGCACCCACAGCTGGCTGTAGGGCCAGCATTGGCCCCAGaaccctcctccctccccttcccccaggATGCAGGGTGCAGGAAGGCAcccccagagccagcacagggcagagaTCTGCAGCTAGCATCCCTGCACTGCAGAAAGaccaggagaaggggaagagacCCTCCAGCTAAGAACCCTGGGGACTCCGTGGAGGCTGGGGGGCATCTGTCCCACTGTTCTTCATCCAGGgtgcagcagccccacagccccacagcgaGCACCCAGGATCCTGTCCCCgtctggaggcagcaggagggccGAGGGCAGAGCTGAGATAAGCCACGGCAAAGACAGCTGTAGCCGGGAGAAAGGGGGATTGAGGGATTATGGCCAGGAGCCCGTTAAAGCTAGGGATCAATTTTCTCTCCCCTGGAGAGAGGAAAGTGGGGCCTCTGCCCCACAGGAACTAATCTGCTTCTTAGTGAGAAGCTGGGAATTTTGTTGTCAACAACCAGCAACACGCGTGCCCAGCACTGTGGGGATGCAGCGCCGGGTTGGGGCCCCTGGGTGAGGGGTATGCCCTGCACCAGCAGCCACCCCAACTTCTGGAACCACCATGTCTGCCATCAGGAAAAGACAATCCTAGACCAAACAGGGCTCTGCatcctgcctgtgcccagctcagtgccagcccacagcagcccctACTCCATTCCTTGGCCCCATTCCCTCTGGTCCTTCAGGAGCCAACAGTAGCCCTGGAGAGGGCTGGGGTTTCCTGCATGTGCTGGATGCCCTCGCCAGACTCTGCTCCGCTGGCTGGATGCTCCTGGGTTTGGCCTGCACACCCGCATGACAGAGACTGAGCAGAGCTGCTATTTCTGTCCCCAGCATGCAGATGTAAAAGATGGACCAAATAAAAGATTCAGGACAGGCTCCAAAGTGGGGTCGCACCTGCCACCTTGCCttcctccccagggctgggcctGTGCTCTGCACCGTTTTCAGTATCAGGAGCAGCACGTGGTCAAACCACAAGTAACAGCATTGAGACACCAACAGCTTCAGATCCACCAGCCAGGGGAAAGGCTCTGCTGTGCAATGACGGAGCAggtgagggggctgcagggtgaggggtttgctgggagccaggcaggaCCCTCCATCACTGGCTTTTCTTAGCTTTTTAGGTTGTTTTCTTGTGAGCTCTGTGGGTTTGGGCTGAAAGGCCAAAACCCTGGGGAATCAGAGCAGTGCCTGGTGGTCCAGGGCCCTGGGGGCCGGAGCAGGAAAGGGGCTAGAGGAACTGCTGGAGAGTCAACCTGCCGTGGCACTGGGTTCTGATCCCACCTGTGGCCCCGGAGCACCTGGGGGTCTCAGGCCCAATTGTCTGGGCTTGCTGACAGGGGCCAGAGTGAAATTGCTGTTGTGAAGCTGCTCTGAGTCAGAGCATGTCAGATCCTGGTCTCCAGGGCAGTGGGGTCCTGACTGAGCAGTACTAGGCTGCAGCACTGTCCTGCTgtcccagagcagggctgagcagctggGAGGTGGGAGCACTGTGCTCAGCTGCCTGCAACCTGTGTGAGGCAGCAGGATGTCCCAGGACTTTCCTATCTGGGAGCAGGACCAGGCAGTGCAAGGCTGTACCCATACTGGCGTCCCCAGGGTGGTGCATGGGTGTGTGGGTGCTTTGGGCACCCGGGGATGCTGGTGCGGAGACCCAAAACTCGATTGCCCAGGGCGGCTGGGGCCGTAGGCTGGGTGCTgagccccagagcagctccgCTGGCAGGTGCAGGGTTAGTTCGTGGGACACGGTGCTGTGCTAGGGACGCCGTGACTGGGGTCATGTCCCTCCACCAGCTCTGCATTGCAGGCGGCTGCACGGGAAGTGTGTGGTCACTCTTGCAATGACTGAGCACAGTTAACATCCCGCTGCTGCGGGATGGGTGTGAGTTGGAAACAACCCCGCACGTGGGGACAGGGATCGGTGGCTGCGGCACACGCGGGCTCCCAGAGGCGGGGCTGGGTGGAGAAGGGCTGCCCTGGGTGTGGTTCTGCATCCCGTGGCTAGGCCACCACTGCTAAGCCGTTCTCACTCAGCCTCCCTCTGCACAggtgacccccagccccatctcAACAGAGCTGATGGCCACCACTGACTTCTACCCCTGGGAGGATGGGTACTCGGGCGAGGCTGGCATGTTGCCTGAGCTCTGTGAGAAGCAGGCAGTACAGGGTTTCGCCCGCACCTTCCAGCCTGCAGTGTATCTGCTGCTCTCACTGCTGGGCACAGTGGGGAATGGGCTGGTGCTGCTCACGCACACCCGCTACCGCCAGGCACACAGTGTCACCGATGTCTGCCTCCTGCACCTCGCCCTATCCgacctcctgctgctcctgacgCTGCCCTTCGCCATCACTGACACGCTGCAGGGCTGGTCCCCAGGCACAGCCGCCTGCAAGGTGGTGCAGGGCCTCTACGCCCTCAATTTCTACAGcggcttcctcctcctcacctgcaTCAGCGTGGATCGCTATGTGGCCATCGTGCAGGTGCCGGCTGCCTGCCGCCTGCGCCCACGAGCTCGCCGCCACGGTTGGCTGACGGCGGGgctggcctggctgctggccatgctgctagCACTGCCCCAGTTCATCtacagccaggcagagcagcaccaggatcTCTGGCTCTGTCGTGTCGTCTTCCCCCGTGTGGTCTCACGGGCAGCACGGGGGGCCACCAACCTGGTGCAGGTGGTGCTTGGCTTCGCGGTGCCCTTCCTGGTGATGGCAAGCTGCTACGCAGCTGTGGCACGGACACTGCTGGCGGCCCGCGGTGCCCAGCCCCACCGGGCGCTGCGAGTGCTGCTGGCCCTCGTGCTGGTGTTTgtggccctgcagctgccccacagcctgatGGTGCTGCTGGACGCGGCCGAGCTGCTGGCCAGCTGGGAGATGAGCTGCGCCCAGAGCCGCCGCAAGGACCTGGCACTGCTGGTCACCGGCGGGCTGGCGTACCTGCGCTGCTGCCTCAACCCCCTGCTCTACGCCTTCCTCGGCCAGCGCTTCCGCcgggagctgtggctgctcgcCAGCGACGCCGGCTGCGTGGGGTCCCTCGACCCGCGCTGCCCCGGCTGCCCCAGTCCCCGCCGGCGGACATCgctctccagctgcatggacgtGATGTAGGAGCACAGTGCCCGCGGCCGGGGCAGGGACCTGCGCCCTGGGGTTCGGTCCCTCCGCGACTCCCCGGGGACAGCCCCATCCGTGCATGGACCTGCCCCAGTGAGCAGCTGGGCACGGGCAGCACCAGACAATCCGCACGGCGCCTGCACACGCCTgggcagagggaagagcagccccaCAGCGCCTGCTTGCCCTGCGAGTGCCTTCACTGCCCGGCGATCTGCCGGGCTGGGGTTCTCGCAATGTCACGCGTGTCGCAGGGGAACCCTGCAATGTCACGCGCGTCGCGGGGCGTGCAAAGTTACGCGTGCTCTGGGGATCCGTGCGGTGCCGGTGAGCCGGGTCGGTGGGTGCAACAGGCAGCTGGTTCCTATTCTCACAATAAACCCCGAACGAGTCCCGGTGGGCGAGAGCAGTCTCCGTCCTGGGCGGCGCTGCCCCGGGGGGTTTGTGGGGCCGGGGGCGGCTCCTTGGCCACCGGCGCTGGCGGGCGATGcctgcaggaggcagcagaacCTCGCGCTTCCTGGCCGCCCTCTGCTCGTCCCCGCCgctggagggacagggagctccCGGACTGGGGACAGCAGAGACGCTCCGGAAAAACCCTCCTTGGGTCCTTCCCCGTAGGGCGGGGGCAGAGGGACGTTTCTCTCCCCTTCTTACTCCTCCCACGAGCTCCTCTGCCACGGCACATCCCGGCCCGCAGGCTCCCCGGCACCAGGGTGCTGCGCTGGGGCTGGCCCGGCCCGGACACGTGGCGACCGACACATGACCACGGGCTGGGACATGGCGACCGACACATGTCCCGCGGGCTGCCACACGGTGCCACGGGCCCGCAGCGCCGGGGCCGTGCGGTGTCCCACTCACCAGGCCTGGCTAAAGCGCTGCACAGTGCCGGGAACAGGATTGGGCTTGACTGTGGTGCAGCTGGTCATGGAGTCTCCCAGTGGAGCTGGGCATGCAGAGAAGCACCTCCCGGTCCTGCCGGGGCTGGAGGCTACTTCCCGTTcacccctgctctgctggggattAGCCCAGGGCTCGACTGGAAGAAGCCATTCCAGAACATTCACCTACTGCTGGGCCAGAAACAGGTTATTGCTGACTCAGCAGCCGCAGAGGCACGGTGATGGGTCTCTGTCCCTCGCAGCCCTCAGTGAGGATCAAGGGCCAGATTCGCGCAGTTCTTGGCCAGACAGCACAGCTGCCCCCGCTGCCCACCCAGCCTGTGGTCTCGGGTGGTCCCGCTCCAGTCCTCCACTGCCCCTATAGCTGGTCGGCTCTGCTCGATGCCCGTGACTGCCCTGGCTGCACAGCCGGCCCCACACCGGCGGCTCAGCCCCAGGCACAATCCGGAGCAGGCTGCGTGGGAGGGGAACTGGCAGCCGGAGCTTCCTGCCTGCGCATCCCAGCACCCAGGCTCCCAGGGACAGCGGTGACCCAACAGCTGTAGCAAAGGCAGAGCCTTAACTCCTGGGGCTTCCGGAGTGGGGCCAGGGCCTGGACGCTGCCGCGGCACCCACGGCTCGAGGGTGTCGCAGACCCTCTGCCACTGGGCAGAGCCCGGGGCTGAGCTGAGCCACATAGTTGTGGCAGCGGGTGTGACCACACCACGAACgcccttcaccagctcctttGGGGAAAAGCGCTATGAGGGCCTGCAGGACAGGCCTGCCCGGGCATGGTGTCCTCCTGCCCACGGTGTCCTCCTGCCCACGGTGCCCTCCTGCCCAAGCACAGAGCCCATGAAGCTGCCCGCTGGAACACACTTGGCACCGCACCGGGCCGAGTCGCCATGCTGGGACGGGCGCCAGCGTTGCCGCACGCAGgagccagggcagcacatgATGCGGGTGccgcggggcagggcaggggcccGTGCCCGGTGTCGGTGCCCACACCGGGTGCGGGCACTGCTCAGTGACGGTGCCCCGTCAGGTGCCGGGCGTACCCGGTGCACCCCAGGTACCGCGGCGGCTCCGGGAGCACCGGCCCTACcgcagcccggccccgcgcttCCCCCGCCCCGCAGCTGACGcagcggcggccccgccgccccgggcaGGAGCTCCGCCCCGGGCCGCGCGCGGCGATTGGCGGCGGCCGGTGACGCGCAGCCCGGCCCGCCCGGGGCGGCGTCGGGGCCGGCGGCCGGTGCGCGGGGCTGGGCGGCGGGCCGGTCCCGTCGCGTCCCGGTGCCGTCCCGTCGGTGTCGGCGGGGCGATGCCGTTCCCGGGCGGGCTGTGGTGGTTGCTGTGCTGTCGACGGGGCTTCACGCTGCTGCGGCGGGACTACGGCGAGGCGGAGCGGGAAGCGGACGGCGAGGccgaagaggaggaggaggcgtccTTCGAGCTCCGCGCCCAGGGAGACCAGGTGGGGCCGGCACCGGCTCTGGGACAGCCACCGGGACGAGCACAGACGCCGCTGCCCGGGCGGTCCCGCTCCGGGGTGGGTCGTTCCGGCGGGTGCgggagagctgcagctcagggaagCCTCCGGGCGGGTGCGGAGGTCCCGGGCCCGCGGGGCAGGGCCGGCCGTCGCGGGAGCCGCTGCCGGCTGGGTGCAGCCGGAGCcgggct encodes the following:
- the CCR10 gene encoding C-C chemokine receptor type 10, with the translated sequence MTEQVTPSPISTELMATTDFYPWEDGYSGEAGMLPELCEKQAVQGFARTFQPAVYLLLSLLGTVGNGLVLLTHTRYRQAHSVTDVCLLHLALSDLLLLLTLPFAITDTLQGWSPGTAACKVVQGLYALNFYSGFLLLTCISVDRYVAIVQVPAACRLRPRARRHGWLTAGLAWLLAMLLALPQFIYSQAEQHQDLWLCRVVFPRVVSRAARGATNLVQVVLGFAVPFLVMASCYAAVARTLLAARGAQPHRALRVLLALVLVFVALQLPHSLMVLLDAAELLASWEMSCAQSRRKDLALLVTGGLAYLRCCLNPLLYAFLGQRFRRELWLLASDAGCVGSLDPRCPGCPSPRRRTSLSSCMDVM